CCCACAAGCCCTATTTCAATAGTGAATATACTATATACTTTATATACGTTATATAAACGGTAGTTACTGTCAACCTTTATGGAAGGCAGTGGACTCAGATGCACTGGAAGTATGGAAAATGCAGCTGAGAGTAATAAGAGGAAGCATTCCCTTTCCGAGGCTGCGCAACAAGCTGCTAAGCGATGGGCAAAAGTAGATTATGGATCGATTCCAGCTGCAAGCGATGATCAGGCACTAGATGTTAGTGTCAAATCACTATCAGGTTCTAATCCTGAATCTGAAATAGAGACGGATGTTGGGTCAATTGATCTGGAGAGAGGACAGACAGCTGATGTGATCGACTTGACTTCTGAGGATGAATCCATCAGTACTCTTTCTGCGGTAATTGATCTCACTATACCAGATACCAAGGAAAGGAAGGTTCCATCGAAACCGAGGATCAATTCTCCTTTCAAAATGTTAAGATCGGTCCTTTATGACGATGAAACACCTTTATCGCAGAACCTTATAACTCTTAAGGATATTTTAGGTGATGAGACTTTACGTGAGTCGATTCTTTTTAGTTTCCAATTCGATTTGAACTTTGTTATGGATTGTTTCCAcgaaaatatcaaatccATCACCATTGTGGCACAATTAAATACCATTGTACCGTTTGAACCTAGTCAAGGTCCCAAGGCAAGACGAATCTTTTCACGTTTGAATACAATAGCTTTCCCAATGCCACCCTTCTCGTGTCATCATTCCAAAATGATATTTAATTATTATGCTGACAATTCCTGCAAGATATTCTTACCATCTAGTAACTTGAGTTATTATGAGGTCAATTTGCCGCAACAAGTTTGCTGGTGTAGCCCCACGCTCCCGTATGATCCAGATAGGAAATCCAGACAGGACGTACCGTTTAAGGTGAGTTTattggaatatttaaaCTCATACAATAAGAGGGAAGTTAATCAGTTGATAAAAAGATTAAAGGATATAGATTTTACTCCCTTGGAAGATGTAGAGTTTATCTTCTCAACGCCGAACAAAAAAGTGAACTCTGGAATGAAGATGCTAGCATCATTCATTAATGAAGGAAAGATAGTGGTACCTCCTGATGATGGTTCATCAACCTCTCACTTTCTTTGCCAAACATCCTCAATTGGTGCCTCTTTGAATAGAGCAGTCCCTGTTAATATGTTTACTCATACGATTATCCCGTTGTGTACAGGGATACTAAGTTATAATCAAGAATCGAATGGAAAGAAGGCAATGATATACGTCCCTTCTGAAACAGTGAAAACGGAATTCAAAAGTAGAAGAATCATACCCTATATCATTTTCCCGACTAAATATGAATCTCTAAATGGTCCCACTGGTAGCGCTGCATCGGGATGGTTCCATTTTGATTATTCGAAGGATAAAATTGGCTATTACAAGATGTTGGCAGAAGAATTTAAGGTATTTTATAAGCAAGATAGTAAGAAATCTGCAGATAAAAGGAACAAGAGGCCATTTGTTCCTTCCCACTCTAAATTTTACTTATCATCCACAACAACGGAGAATGACACTAGTCCTAatcaatttaaaaatttgaattggtGCATCTTTACTTCGGCTAATCTAAGCGTGAGTGCCTGGGGTAAACTCACAATGCCACCAAGAAATTATGAAGTGGGTATATTACTAACAAAAGAAGCTCAGCCAAGTGGGAAACTCAAATGTCGAAGCCTTATTGATACCATTTATCTCAACAATGATTATCAGAGCTCAGATGATTTAACTGTCATGGTTCCGTTTACCTTACCTGTCGAACCGTACGATACAAGAGTTGATCGTTGTTTCTGCCAAGCAACAGATGCCCCACAAGCATCTTAAAACCGGAATTTGAATAGAAGATAAGTGCAATGAAAGGGTTTCATCTAACCCCacttatatatatatatatatatatatattgtgCTTCCTATGTAGTTTATTGTAATCCTAACGTTAACATCAGTACTAAGATCTCGGGAATCGTCGGAAGGCTCGGCCCGAgtaattgaaattatttcGTTTCTTTCACGAATTATATAAAGTACATCCATTGTCCTATCTGTTTGTTCTTTACGCTAACTCCCTTTAAGTTCTAAATTACtcttcaatggaataatCGGAGCACTGATAAGATGCCTGCAACTAATACTGCCTCATTTAATGATACTTTTAAAGTATCGGACAACATCGCCATTGTGGTCCCTGAAACCAACATACAAGTGACCTACCGAGACCTCTCTCACATGGTTGGTCATTTCCAGAATGTATTCAACGATCCTCAATGTCCCCTGTACGATGCTGTTCAAAGACAAAGTACCGTGGCCATTTCCATCCCTAATGGGTTAGAATTTGTCGTTGCTTTTTTAAGTGCCACTATGGATTCCAAGATTGCTGCTCCTTTGAACCCTAATTATAAAGAGAAGGAATTCAATTTCTActtgaatgatttgaaatccAAAGTGATTTGTGTTCCTCAAGGTAcaacaaaaaaattcaatgcTGAAATTATGAAATCTGCCAAGACATTCAATTGTTTCGTTGCTGAATTGTATTTTAATAGGGAAAGGTTTAGAATTGAATGTGATATCTTCTCTCCAAAGGATAACTATAAGAAACAAATCTATACCTCTTTAAACAATcccaaatatattaataacaATCCAACTCGTTTCCCTGGATTTTCTCGCTCCAGTGATATTGCCTTAATATTACACACTAGTGGTACTACATCTGCTCCCAAGACAGTACCATTATTGCATTTGAACATTGTTCGTTCCACACTAAACATTGCAGAGACTTATAAGCTAACTTCGAAGGACCGTTCGTACATTGTCATGCCCTTATTCCATGTCCATGGGTTAATTGGTGTTTTACTTTCCACCTTCCGTACACAGGGGTCTGTAGTGATCCCATCACGTTTCTCACCAAAGACTTTCTGGGATCAATACATTACCTATCATTGTGATTGGTTCAGTTGTGTCCCCACTATAAGTATGATCATGTTGAATGCTCCCAGACCTTCGCCAATGCCATACATCCGTTTCATTAGATCCTGCTCTTCATCATTGGCTCCCTCTACATTCcatgaattggaaaaggaaTTCCAAACGCCTGTGTTGGAAGCCTACGCCATGACTGAGGCAGCACACCAAATGACTTCGAACAACTTACCACCGGGGAAGAGGAAGCCAGGTACTGTGGGACAACCTCAAGGTGTCCAAGTGGTCATCCTGGATGATGCTGACAATGTATTGAAACAGGGACAGATCGGTGAGGTTTCCATCAGAGGTGAAAATGTCACTTTGGGTTATAAGAATAACGATAAGGCCAACAAGGAGAATTTCACTAAGAGGGAGAATTTCTTCAGAACTGGTGATCAGGGCTACTTCGACCCTGAAGGGTTTTTGGTTCTCACGGGgagaattaaagaattgattaataGAGGTGGTGAGAAGATCTCTCCCATTGAACTGGACGGTATTATGCTATCCAATCCCAAAGTGGACGAAGCAGTCAGTTTTGGTGTTGCCGACCCTATGTATGGCCAAATAGTACAAGCTGCTGTAGTGTTGAAACCAGGTGAAAAGACCAACTACGAGGAGTTCATCAAGTTCATGGAACCCAAAGTGGCCAAGTTCAAACTACCCGTCAAGGTCTACTTTGTGAATAAACTGCCCAAGACCGCCACGGGTAAGATCCAGAGAAGAATCATTGCAGACACGTTTGCCAGGGCCTCCAAGAACAAGAGTAAGTTGTGAGCTGTGTACTTGTATATCTATCTAtttacttatttatttattaatatgaATTTATGGCACATTATATGTATTTATTTACGTTACCCGTGAATAAACGCGGCCCCTGTAACATAAAGGCAA
The sequence above is a segment of the Naumovozyma castellii chromosome 8, complete genome genome. Coding sequences within it:
- the TDP1 gene encoding tyrosyl-DNA phosphodiesterase 1 (ancestral locus Anc_6.121), giving the protein MEGSGLRCTGSMENAAESNKRKHSLSEAAQQAAKRWAKVDYGSIPAASDDQALDVSVKSLSGSNPESEIETDVGSIDLERGQTADVIDLTSEDESISTLSAVIDLTIPDTKERKVPSKPRINSPFKMLRSVLYDDETPLSQNLITLKDILGDETLRESILFSFQFDLNFVMDCFHENIKSITIVAQLNTIVPFEPSQGPKARRIFSRLNTIAFPMPPFSCHHSKMIFNYYADNSCKIFLPSSNLSYYEVNLPQQVCWCSPTLPYDPDRKSRQDVPFKVSLLEYLNSYNKREVNQLIKRLKDIDFTPLEDVEFIFSTPNKKVNSGMKMLASFINEGKIVVPPDDGSSTSHFLCQTSSIGASLNRAVPVNMFTHTIIPLCTGILSYNQESNGKKAMIYVPSETVKTEFKSRRIIPYIIFPTKYESLNGPTGSAASGWFHFDYSKDKIGYYKMLAEEFKVFYKQDSKKSADKRNKRPFVPSHSKFYLSSTTTENDTSPNQFKNLNWCIFTSANLSVSAWGKLTMPPRNYEVGILLTKEAQPSGKLKCRSLIDTIYLNNDYQSSDDLTVMVPFTLPVEPYDTRVDRCFCQATDAPQAS
- the PCS60 gene encoding Pcs60p (ancestral locus Anc_6.120), translating into MPATNTASFNDTFKVSDNIAIVVPETNIQVTYRDLSHMVGHFQNVFNDPQCPLYDAVQRQSTVAISIPNGLEFVVAFLSATMDSKIAAPLNPNYKEKEFNFYLNDLKSKVICVPQGTTKKFNAEIMKSAKTFNCFVAELYFNRERFRIECDIFSPKDNYKKQIYTSLNNPKYINNNPTRFPGFSRSSDIALILHTSGTTSAPKTVPLLHLNIVRSTLNIAETYKLTSKDRSYIVMPLFHVHGLIGVLLSTFRTQGSVVIPSRFSPKTFWDQYITYHCDWFSCVPTISMIMLNAPRPSPMPYIRFIRSCSSSLAPSTFHELEKEFQTPVLEAYAMTEAAHQMTSNNLPPGKRKPGTVGQPQGVQVVILDDADNVLKQGQIGEVSIRGENVTLGYKNNDKANKENFTKRENFFRTGDQGYFDPEGFLVLTGRIKELINRGGEKISPIELDGIMLSNPKVDEAVSFGVADPMYGQIVQAAVVLKPGEKTNYEEFIKFMEPKVAKFKLPVKVYFVNKLPKTATGKIQRRIIADTFARASKNKSKL